The Photobacterium sp. TY1-4 DNA window TGGGAAAGGATAATACGGTCAAAGGGCCAGGTCAGCACTTCCTGTAAGGACTGACGTAAGCGGGTTTTGTCTTTGAAAGTGATTCGCAAGTACAGCGGCATTGCCGGAGACTTAAAGCAGCCGTTCAGCAGTCCCAGCCCGATGGCGAGCGGGTGGGTTGAATTGCCGAGCCAGGCGAGGGTATCGCCGACAATCAGGGTTTGGGATTGCGGATCGCAAAACAGCACTTCTTCCATTTTATCGCTGCCGCGCAACAGGGTTTGATACAACTGATGGCGCCATAGCTCTGGTGTGGATGCACCCAGGGCATCATCGAAGACTAAATCTGTGCGTTTGTTTTGCAACCCGGGCGGCGCGAAAAAATAGGCGTTCGGGTAAGCCAGCCACCACTCCGACAGAAACAAATGATGGTTCATATTGGGGCTGACAATCGCATGGACCTGCCCAAGTTTGGATAACTCCAACTGAAGCTTGGTGGTCAGCTGCACCGGGGAGTGGATAAAGAGTTTGTTGTCGTTTAGCCGGATCACGGTCATTCGGGCACCAACAGGAATGCCGTTCACTTTGAACGGCATATCCTGGTACCAGATCCGGTTGGTGCTCCATTCGTTCATCGGTCATCCTTAACCTGTTCCAACGTCTGATCGGTCGACTTGTTCTTGTGCGATCAGAACCCCATTAGTTTCAACAGATTTTCCGCTGTCTCGATCGCCTGCTGGCGATTGGCAATGTTCAGTTTCTGATAGAGGTTTCGGATATGAGTTTTGATCGTTGTCGAGGCAACATCAAGCTCAGACGCAATTTGCTCGTTACTATAACCAGTGTAGATCAGTCCCAGGACCTGCCATTCCCGTTGCGTCAGCGGACTGGTCCGGATCAGCTCCGGAACATCCGGCAGGTTCAGTAGTTTCTCGACGAAATTCTCGTCGAAATGGACTGAGCGGTTGCGCTCTTTGCTGGTCATTTCTCGCAGGAGCTGACGGGCCCGATGCAATTCCAGTTCACTCAGACGTTTACTGTCGACTAGCTCTTGCAACAAGTCACTGATCTCCCCACCGTCACATAAAAAGATCCCGACCATGCCGGTACTGTTGGTCAGGACCAGGGCTTCATGCAGATGGGCCAGGGCCTGTGCCCGGTCATTCTGACGCTTGCTCAGGACGGCCTGCACCACCAGGTTGCGGTTCTTGTCTGTGATCAGATTATGCTTATCACAGCTGTCCAGCAACATGTCGAGGATCCGCTGTGCGCGCTCCAGTTCACCGACATTCACGCAAGCGCGGGCGATGTTGCGCCATTGCAATTGCTGGAAGTGGTTACAAGCGGCTTCCGGCTCTTCGGCGTTCTCCAGCCAGGACTGGATGCTGTCGATATCGCTTTTCAGCTGCCAGTAGAACAGGTTGGCCAGATCGGTATTGGCACGCCAGTCGATGTGGTACACCGAGCGATCCATCATGCTGTTACATAAGTCCAGATACCGAGCGGCTTTGTCCTGCTCGCCACGGGTAACGGCAATTCGGGCCAGCATCGAATAGGCGTGAAGTGATTTGGTTTCATCAAACGGCGCCAGCACTTCCAGGCTCTTCTGGGCGGCTTCCTCAGCCTCGTCAAGTCGGTTCCAGCACCACAGAATTTGTGCTCGTAAGCGGAGCAGGAATTCATGCAGCGGCACTTGCTGCAGGTGCTGCTCTTTCACCAGTTTGAATGCCTGATCCAACAGTTCAAAGGCGGACTGGACAAAGCCCTGAGCCAGCAGAATTTCACTCTGCTGCAGAATCGCCCACAGTGCCTGGTGGTAGACATGATACTGACGGGCCATCTTTTCGGTCTGCTGCATCATCGGCAGGGCACGACTGAGGTTACCGAGGCAATGATGCACTTCGCCAACCACGGAGGTCGCGACAATCCGGCTGCGGTAGGTGGTGGACGGCAGCTGACCGAGGGCTTGCTCGGAGAGCACCAGCGCATCTTCCGGTTTGCTCTGGTTGATGGCCACCTGGGCACGCAGGGCGTTGAACTCGCCTTGCAGGGCCTCGTCGAGTACCACATTGTGTTTTTGCATCTGGGCTTCGGCTTCGGCAATCAATTCACCGACATCATTGTAACGGTGCTGGCTCTGCATCAGCCACAGGCGCAGCAGGGCAAGGCGTGGGGTGCTGAACACTTGCTCCCGGTCGAGCAGGGCAATGCTGTCTTCGAGGAGATTCAGCTCGCCATGGTGGAACATCTCCCAGCCAAACTCCGTCAGAATATGCACACTGAGCTCTTTATCTTCGATTTTCAGCGCATGGAGCAGAGCTTGCTGGGGAGAGTTCTGTTTCAGCCAGGCTTTTGCCGCCAGGGAATGCAGCTCGGCGCGCTGCTGCGGAATTTGCGAGTAGCGTTGGTGGCGCAAGAACTCGGCAAACAGGTTGTGGAAGCGGTACCAGTTGTTATCGCCTTCCAGCGTATTGAGGAACAGGCCGAAGCGATTGAGGGATTCCAGCATCGCCAGGGCGTCGGTGCGGCCGGTCAGCTCTTGGACCAGTTCCGCATTGAACATATCCAGCACGGAGCATTGCAGCAGGAATTGCTGGGTTTCCCGATCCAGCTGATCAAAGACTTCTTCGGCCAGGTAATCCCACAGGTGGCCGCGATTAAAGCTGGCCATGGACACCGCTGATTCCACCAGGTTGTTCGGTTTTTGCTGGGCATGGAGCGCAATCAGCTGCAAGGCTGACGGCCAGCCTTCGACTTGCTCGCGCAGGGTGGTCAGTACATCGGACTCCACGCTGGTGGTTACCCGCTTGTCAAAAAAGCGCCGGGTTTCTTCTTCATCAAACGCCAGCAGGTGGTTATCCACCTCTATGAGCTGATCGCGTACCCGTAAGTTTGCTGTGCCCAGCGGTGGCAGGGTCCGGCTGGTCACCACTAAAGTCAGATTGTCCGGCATGCTTTTCAGGAAGAAGCGCATGCCGTCATGAATATCATCATTGTTGATGACGTGATAGTCATCGAGGACCAGATAGGTTTGTTGGTGGTATTCGCCGAGTTCGCCGAAAAGTTCGCTGAACAGGGTCGAAAGGCAGGCAAACTGGCGGCGTTCGGCCATCGCCTGGGTTTTCAGGCAGGCATTGCCGGTTGCTTTGTTGATGGCCTGAAGCAGGTAATTGGCGAACCGGAAGGTCTCGTTGTCGTTTTCATCGATACTGAACCAACCGGTGTGCGAATGTTCATTCAGCCATTGGGCCGCCATGGTCGTTTTACCGTAGCCGGCCGGAGAGCGAAATAACACAAGACGATAAAAAGGTGCCTGTTCAAGGGTTTCCAGCAAACGAGGACGCAAAATCGCATTATGAAGGCGTGCCGGACGGGTGAGTTTCGAAGGTATCCACATAGTCTTGTTGTCTTTGTAAGGTTTCAGGAATGAGCAATCGTAATTCGGGCTTTTTGGTTCTTTTTATTGTGATATCAGCCAACTTATTAAAATTTGATCTACGCCATAACTTTACCCGGCTTCATGTTTAATTCAGCAATTGTATGCCCTCTCATCCCTAAAATTATGAGAGCTATCACATATATTGAATATTTCACCAAAGATTAAGACCGCAGTTGCGCATCTGATTTAAGCTGGGTTTGTGAATCATGTTGCATTTGGTTTTCTTCGGCAGTCGCCCTCCGCCTCGAAACTTTGCAGAACGTCACAGAAAGGGAGGGTTCGGATGAACTACGCCCCTGCCACTCCTCCCTCATCCTCCGTTTTGCGGGAGGATGTTTTTAGGGGGGAACGAAGGCAACATGGACATCAGTTGGAAATCATCCTAGAGCGAGATTGAGCCATGTCTATGAATGGTCAGACAAAACAATTCGATAAGGCAGCATTCAAAGCAGCTGTCGAGAAACACCTTTCCACCACCTATGCCCATACTGCCGAGACAGCAACAACGCGGAGCTGGTACCTGGCGATGGGCCGTGCCTTGGCAGAAATCAGTACCAGCAGTCTGCTGGCGACGGAACAGAAGTTGGCCGCAGAAAATGCCCGCAGCGTGAACTACCTGTCGCTTGAATTTCTGATCGGCCGCCTGACCGGGAACAACCTGATCAGCATGGGTTTGTATGAGAACGTTGCTGAGGCAATGGAAGAGCTGGGTCAGAACCTGACGGATCTGCTGGAAGAAGAGCGCGATCCGGCGTTGGGTAATGGTGGTTTGGGACGCCTGGCGGCTTGTTTCATGGACTCACTGGCTGCTCAGGAATTTCCGGCAGTGGGTTACGGCCTGCACTACGAGTATGGCTTGTTCCGGCAGTCGTTTGTCGATGGTCGCCAGATGGAAGCCCCGGATGCGTGGCGTGGTCTCGAAGGCTACCCGTGGGAAGTACTGCGTCCTGAATTGTCGCAAACCGTGAGCCTGTACGGTCATGTAGAGACTTACACGGACGAGCAAGGCAATGCTTGCCGTCGCTGGGTACCGGGGATGACGGTTGAGGGTGTGGCCTGGGATCTGCCGATTGTTGGTTACGACAATCAGAGTGTTTACCCACTGCGTTTGTGGGAATGCCGTTCCAATGCACCGTTTAACCTGGCGCGTTTCAATGACGGTGACTATGTGGGTGCTCAATATCCTGCACTGGAAGCCGGGAACGTCACCAAAGTGCTGTATCCGAACGACAATCACGACCAGGGTAAAGCGCTGCGCCTGATGCAGCAGTATTTCCACTGCGCCTGTTCGGTAGCGGATATCCTTCGCCGTCATATCGGGGCAGGGAACACCATTGAAGATCTGGCCAAGCTGGAAACCATTCAGCTGAACGATACCCACCCGACGATCGCGATCCCGGAACTGATGCGTATTTTGATCGATGAATACAAGCTGGGTTGGGATGCGGCGTGGGCGATTTCCTCGAAGACGTTTGCCTATACGAACCATACCCTGCTGCCGGAAGCACTGGAGACCTGGAGCGAGTCGCTGATCGCTGAGATGCTGCCACGTCACATGGAAATCATCTTCGAAATCAACCATCGTTTCATGAAGCTGGTCGAGCAAACCTGGCCGGGTAACAATGAAGTCAAGCGCAAGCTGTCGATTATTCAGGAAGGCCCGCAGCGCATGGTGCGTATGGCGAACCTGTGTGTGGTCAGCACCTATGCCGTGAACGGCGTCGCAGCGCTGCACTCTGATCTGGTGAAACGCGATCTGTTCCCTGAGTTCAACGAACTGTTTCCGGGCCGCCTGACCAACGTCACCAACGGTGTCACACCGCGTCGCTGGATTAAATACTGTAACCCGGGCCTGTCTGCGCTGATCAGCGAGAAAGTGGGTGAGGACTGGCCGTTGAAGCTGGAGAAAGTGGCTGGTCTAGAGAAGTTTGCTGACGATGAAGCGTTCCAGAAACGTTACATGGCCGTGAAGAAAGAGAACAAGCAGCGCCTGGCCGACTGGGTGAAAGAGAACATGGATATCGACCTCGATACCAATGCGATCTTTGATATCCAAATCAAGCGTCTGCATGAATACAAGCGTCAGCACCTGAACCTGCTGCACATTCTGTCGCTGTATCACCGCCTGATCAACGATCCGACGTTTGACATGCACCCGCGCGTGTTCTTCTTCGGTGCCAAGGCAGCGCCGGGCTACGCGCTGGCAAAAGACATCATCTTTGCCATTAATCAAGTGGCAGAGAAGGTGAATCATGACCCGCGTCTGAAGGGCAAACTGAAAGTCGTCTTTATCCCGGATTACCGCGTCAGCCTGGCAGAAATCCTGTTCCCGGCAGCCGATGTCTCCGAGCAGATTTCCACCGCCGGTAAAGAAGCATCCGGTACCGGGAACATGAAGTTCGCGATGAATGGTGCTCTGACTATCGGCACCATGGACGGTGCGAACGTTGAAATGCGTGAAGAAGTCGGTGACGACAATATCTTTATCTTCGGCCTGTTGGTCGACGAGGTACAAAAACTAAAACAAGAGGGCTACGACCCTTACCGCTACTACCATGCAGATAGCCTGCTTCGTGCGGCGCTGGATGTCTTGGAGACCGATGAGTTCACCCCTGGGTATCCGGGCCAGCTGGCTGCGATTCGCCAGAATCTGCTGGAGGGTGGCGACCCTTACCTGGTGCTGGCTGACTTTGCGGATTACGTGAAAACACACGAGAAGATTGATGCGGAGTACCGCGATCAGAAAACGTGGGCACGGAAAGCCATCCTCAATACAGCCCTGATGAGCAAATTCAGCTCAGACCGGAGTATCCGCGATTATGCGAATAACATCTGGAAACTGGCACCGGTGAGCCGTTAAGCCACCTTGTGGTGATGACGTCTGAAAAGATATCAGCAATGACCCTAACATCGTAGCGGCCGCAAGGCCGCTATCGGAGAGAACGATGAAAGACGAACAAGTATTAAAACAAGTAGCTGACATGGTTGGTATTGCCGATAGTTATGTCAGTGCCTGGGGAGATGAAGCCAAGGTCGACCCTGAAACGATCCGTCGTTTGCTGGCCGCTTTGGGTTACGACACGAAAAGTGATGAAGCGCTGCTGGAATCCGCCAACAAGAAACTGCGCCCGGATGTGCTGGCGCCGGTGAAGGTGGTTCGCAGTGGTGAGCCGATGCACATTACGATGCACCTTGGCCTGAGTGCTCGCATCAGCGATTTCAGCTGGCGTCTGGAAACTGAGCAGGGTGAAGTGATGGAAGGCTGGCTGCAATCTCAGCTGATCAGCGATGATCGCGCCGAGGGCGGCCCGTTGGTCTTTGCCCTGCCAAATGAACTGGCCTGGGGTTATCACAAGCTGGAAGTGTACCGTAAGCGTCGTAAATCTCCGTTTGAAATGACTTTGATCGTCACCCCTCAGTCTTGTTACAAGCAAGAAGCCTTGCGCAATGACAAGAAACTCTGGGGTACCAGCGTTCAGCTGTATTCTATTCGGACCAATCATAACTGGGGCATTGGTGATTTTGGCGACCTGAAACAATTGGTGGCCGATGTTGCCGCGCGCGGCGGGGATTTTGTCGGCCTGAATCCGATTCATTCGCTGTTCCCGGCCAACCCGGAGGGCGCCAGCCCATACAGCCCGTCATCACGCCGTTGGCTGAACCTGATGTATATCGACGTCAGCTCCGTACCGGAATTCGGTCAGAGCGATGAAGCACAGCAGCTGGTCGGCAGTCAGGCATTTCAGCAGCGCCTGACTGAAGCGCGTGATGCAAACTGGGTGAACTACAGTGAAGTGTCCTGCCTGAAAATGGCGGTCCTGCCGATGCTGTTTGAGACCTTCTGTGAGCGCCATCTGGCCCAGAAAACGGCTCGTGCGCAGCAGTTCCTCGATTTCGTTGCGCAGGGCGGAGAGAGCCTGTTGCACCAGGCGGCCTTCGATGCTCTGCATGCACACCTGAAACAGGACGATGACAACGTCTGGGGCTGGCCGGTCTTCCCTGAGGCTTATCGTCACTTCGATAACCCGGCGGTCCAGACCTTCATGAAGCAACACGGCAAGGAAGTTCAGCTGTATATGTACCTGCAGTGGCTTGCCGACACGCAACTGGCTGAGGTCAATGAGCTGGCTGAAGAGAAAGGCATGGTCATCGGTCTGTATCGTGATCTGGCCGTTGGTGTGTGTGATTCCGGTGCTGAAACCTGGGCGGATCACGGCGCGCTGTGTCAGGACGCCAGTGTTGGTGCGCCACCGGATATCCTGGGGCCGCTGGGTCAGAACTGGGGCTTGCCGCCTCTAAACCCGGAAGTGCTGAAAGAAACAGCCTACGAGCCGTATGTGCAGTTGCTGCGCGCCAATATGCGCAGTTGCGGTGCTTTGCGAATTGACCACGTGTTAGGCCTGCTACGCCTGTGGTGGATCCCGAAAGGTGAGGGCGCGAAAAACGGGGCGTACATCTACTACCCGGTCGACGATATGATGGCGATCCTGGCACTGGAAAGTCACCGTCACCAGTGTACGGTGATCGGAGAAGACCTCGGAACTGTTCCGGATGAGATTGTTGATAAATTGGCGACTGCGGGCATCCATTCGTACAAAGTTTTCTTCTTCGAGACCGCGGAAGATGGCGGCTTCTATTCGCCGGCGCATTATCCGCAGCAGTCGATGGCGGCGCTGTGTACCCATGATATGCCGACCTTGCGTGGGTTCTGGCACTGCGACGATTTGAAAATGGGTCAGGAACTGGGGCTTTACCCGGATGAAGCGCAGTTGCAAGGCTTGTTCGATGGCCGTGCTGAGAGCAAACAGAAAATCCTT harbors:
- a CDS encoding DUF4336 domain-containing protein; this encodes MNEWSTNRIWYQDMPFKVNGIPVGARMTVIRLNDNKLFIHSPVQLTTKLQLELSKLGQVHAIVSPNMNHHLFLSEWWLAYPNAYFFAPPGLQNKRTDLVFDDALGASTPELWRHQLYQTLLRGSDKMEEVLFCDPQSQTLIVGDTLAWLGNSTHPLAIGLGLLNGCFKSPAMPLYLRITFKDKTRLRQSLQEVLTWPFDRIILSHGQLIGSNGKAQFHQAFKWAL
- the malT gene encoding HTH-type transcriptional regulator MalT produces the protein MWIPSKLTRPARLHNAILRPRLLETLEQAPFYRLVLFRSPAGYGKTTMAAQWLNEHSHTGWFSIDENDNETFRFANYLLQAINKATGNACLKTQAMAERRQFACLSTLFSELFGELGEYHQQTYLVLDDYHVINNDDIHDGMRFFLKSMPDNLTLVVTSRTLPPLGTANLRVRDQLIEVDNHLLAFDEEETRRFFDKRVTTSVESDVLTTLREQVEGWPSALQLIALHAQQKPNNLVESAVSMASFNRGHLWDYLAEEVFDQLDRETQQFLLQCSVLDMFNAELVQELTGRTDALAMLESLNRFGLFLNTLEGDNNWYRFHNLFAEFLRHQRYSQIPQQRAELHSLAAKAWLKQNSPQQALLHALKIEDKELSVHILTEFGWEMFHHGELNLLEDSIALLDREQVFSTPRLALLRLWLMQSQHRYNDVGELIAEAEAQMQKHNVVLDEALQGEFNALRAQVAINQSKPEDALVLSEQALGQLPSTTYRSRIVATSVVGEVHHCLGNLSRALPMMQQTEKMARQYHVYHQALWAILQQSEILLAQGFVQSAFELLDQAFKLVKEQHLQQVPLHEFLLRLRAQILWCWNRLDEAEEAAQKSLEVLAPFDETKSLHAYSMLARIAVTRGEQDKAARYLDLCNSMMDRSVYHIDWRANTDLANLFYWQLKSDIDSIQSWLENAEEPEAACNHFQQLQWRNIARACVNVGELERAQRILDMLLDSCDKHNLITDKNRNLVVQAVLSKRQNDRAQALAHLHEALVLTNSTGMVGIFLCDGGEISDLLQELVDSKRLSELELHRARQLLREMTSKERNRSVHFDENFVEKLLNLPDVPELIRTSPLTQREWQVLGLIYTGYSNEQIASELDVASTTIKTHIRNLYQKLNIANRQQAIETAENLLKLMGF
- a CDS encoding glycogen/starch/alpha-glucan phosphorylase — encoded protein: MSMNGQTKQFDKAAFKAAVEKHLSTTYAHTAETATTRSWYLAMGRALAEISTSSLLATEQKLAAENARSVNYLSLEFLIGRLTGNNLISMGLYENVAEAMEELGQNLTDLLEEERDPALGNGGLGRLAACFMDSLAAQEFPAVGYGLHYEYGLFRQSFVDGRQMEAPDAWRGLEGYPWEVLRPELSQTVSLYGHVETYTDEQGNACRRWVPGMTVEGVAWDLPIVGYDNQSVYPLRLWECRSNAPFNLARFNDGDYVGAQYPALEAGNVTKVLYPNDNHDQGKALRLMQQYFHCACSVADILRRHIGAGNTIEDLAKLETIQLNDTHPTIAIPELMRILIDEYKLGWDAAWAISSKTFAYTNHTLLPEALETWSESLIAEMLPRHMEIIFEINHRFMKLVEQTWPGNNEVKRKLSIIQEGPQRMVRMANLCVVSTYAVNGVAALHSDLVKRDLFPEFNELFPGRLTNVTNGVTPRRWIKYCNPGLSALISEKVGEDWPLKLEKVAGLEKFADDEAFQKRYMAVKKENKQRLADWVKENMDIDLDTNAIFDIQIKRLHEYKRQHLNLLHILSLYHRLINDPTFDMHPRVFFFGAKAAPGYALAKDIIFAINQVAEKVNHDPRLKGKLKVVFIPDYRVSLAEILFPAADVSEQISTAGKEASGTGNMKFAMNGALTIGTMDGANVEMREEVGDDNIFIFGLLVDEVQKLKQEGYDPYRYYHADSLLRAALDVLETDEFTPGYPGQLAAIRQNLLEGGDPYLVLADFADYVKTHEKIDAEYRDQKTWARKAILNTALMSKFSSDRSIRDYANNIWKLAPVSR
- the malQ gene encoding 4-alpha-glucanotransferase, yielding MKDEQVLKQVADMVGIADSYVSAWGDEAKVDPETIRRLLAALGYDTKSDEALLESANKKLRPDVLAPVKVVRSGEPMHITMHLGLSARISDFSWRLETEQGEVMEGWLQSQLISDDRAEGGPLVFALPNELAWGYHKLEVYRKRRKSPFEMTLIVTPQSCYKQEALRNDKKLWGTSVQLYSIRTNHNWGIGDFGDLKQLVADVAARGGDFVGLNPIHSLFPANPEGASPYSPSSRRWLNLMYIDVSSVPEFGQSDEAQQLVGSQAFQQRLTEARDANWVNYSEVSCLKMAVLPMLFETFCERHLAQKTARAQQFLDFVAQGGESLLHQAAFDALHAHLKQDDDNVWGWPVFPEAYRHFDNPAVQTFMKQHGKEVQLYMYLQWLADTQLAEVNELAEEKGMVIGLYRDLAVGVCDSGAETWADHGALCQDASVGAPPDILGPLGQNWGLPPLNPEVLKETAYEPYVQLLRANMRSCGALRIDHVLGLLRLWWIPKGEGAKNGAYIYYPVDDMMAILALESHRHQCTVIGEDLGTVPDEIVDKLATAGIHSYKVFFFETAEDGGFYSPAHYPQQSMAALCTHDMPTLRGFWHCDDLKMGQELGLYPDEAQLQGLFDGRAESKQKILDSLAWHGYLPEGVGHNAAYVPMDRYLSEGMQLHLAAGGSALLSLQLEDWLEMDQPVNIPGTVDEYPNWRRKLSATLDDIFTREHIIDLTRRLTETRAKATHQ